DNA from Agathobaculum sp. NTUH-O15-33:
GAGGAACAGCATGCCGCGGCCCACATAACGCTTGGCAATAGAAACGACCAGACGAAGATTTGCCTCGGCCAGACGCTTTTTGGCCTGCTCGCCGGGATAGCCGCCGGCGGCCATTTTTTCCGCCAGCGCGATCTCTTCCTCCGGCGAGAGGAGATCGACCTTGCCGATCTCCTTCAAATACATACGCACCGGGTCGTCGATCGCAAAGGTCTCGGCCATGGCGGAGGTGTCAACCAGCTCCTCCTCGGGGACCTCTTCCACTTCCTCGGGCTCGAACACCTCGTCGTCGTCATTACCCAGCGCCTTTTCCAAAACGCCCTCGGCTTCGATCTCGATGCCCATGCCTTCCATGGTTTCGTACAGCTTATCGATGTCCTCGCTCTCCAGCTCCAGCTGGGAGAGCGCGTCGGCGATCTCCTTGAGCGTCAGCTTGCCGTTTTTCTTGCCCAGCGCGAGCAGATCGGTCAAAACCTTCTGCTGCTGCTCCATATCCGGCGCGCCGCCCTTTGCGTTCGTATTGCTCATCGTCATATCGTTTGTCCTCCAGCGTTTTGTTTTTTCATGCGTCCAAAGGTCAGCAGCGGATCCTCGCCCTGCTCGGCGGTCGTGCCGTCCTTGACACGCTGCAGCCTGATGGTATTTATGTATTCTAATAGCGCTTTTTGTTGCTCCGCGGCGGGAACGCCTTCGTTCAGCACACGGGTCAGGTGGCTCATTTCTCCCGGCTCCAGATAGCCTTCAAAGGCCACGACGTCCACCATGTGCCCTTCGGCGTCCAGTTCCAGTGCGCGCTCGTATATCTTACGCAGCACCGGCGCGGAGAACCACGCGGCAGGCAAATCTTTTTTCAGCCCCGCCACCAGCTTTTGATCGGAAAAGATCAGGCGCAGCACGCCCTCCTCCGCCTTGGCCGATTTAATATCCGGATAGGTGAGGGAGCGGTCCTTGGGCTGCGCCATGCCCACGGGCGAGCGGATCTCGCGCCGCTCGGCGGTTTTCCGTTTTTTCAGGCGAATGCCAAGCTCGCGCTTGACTTCGACCAGCATGGCTTCCGGCGTGACGCCCGCCATGCGCGCCGCCTTGCTCGCGTACACTTCGCGCTCGACTCCGCTGTCGATACCCGCGAGCATGCGCGCCGCGTCCTTCAGGAACAGCACGCGCGCCTCGTCGTCCTCCAAATCGTACTTGGAGGCGATCTGCTCCAGCCGGTAAGCGTTGTGGTTCTCGCTCCGCTCGATCAGATTGCGGAACGCATCCGGCCCTTTTTCGCGCAGAAACTCGTCCGGGTCCTTAGCGCCCGGTATTTTCAGCACCTTGACTTGCAAATCGCAGCGCCCCAGAATATCGATCGCGCGCTGGGCGGCGGCCTGTCCGGCCCCGTCCGCGTCGTAGGAGATCACGATCTCGCTCGTATGCCGCGCCATCATGCGGGCCTGATCCTCGGTCAGCGAGGTGCCGAGCGAGGCGACCGCCGAATCGAACCCCGCCTGATGCAGGGCAATGACGTCCATATACCCTTCCGCCAATATAAAGTAACCGTTTCGCGTGGTTTTAGCCAAATTCAGCGCAAAAAGGTTGCGGCTCTTGTGAAAAATCGGCGTTTCGGGTGAATTCAGGTACTTTGGTTTGGAATCATCCATCACGCGGCCGCCGAAGGCGATCACATTGCCGCGCACATCGATGATGGGAAACATCACGCGGCCCCGGAACCGGT
Protein-coding regions in this window:
- the dnaG gene encoding DNA primase, with amino-acid sequence MPFDRVFLDELAARNDIVDIVSQYVQLKKSGANYFGLCPFHNEKTASFSVAPDKQIFHCFGCGAGGSVITFVMKAEGLEFPDAVRFLAGKAGMEVPTQGEADRQAARRRDRLYALCKDAARFFYDTLWQPENRAVQQYFFNRGLHRRTMNRFGLGYAPDNFSALLDAMKAKGYTREEMLDAGLLSKSEKGRVYDRFRGRVMFPIIDVRGNVIAFGGRVMDDSKPKYLNSPETPIFHKSRNLFALNLAKTTRNGYFILAEGYMDVIALHQAGFDSAVASLGTSLTEDQARMMARHTSEIVISYDADGAGQAAAQRAIDILGRCDLQVKVLKIPGAKDPDEFLREKGPDAFRNLIERSENHNAYRLEQIASKYDLEDDEARVLFLKDAARMLAGIDSGVEREVYASKAARMAGVTPEAMLVEVKRELGIRLKKRKTAERREIRSPVGMAQPKDRSLTYPDIKSAKAEEGVLRLIFSDQKLVAGLKKDLPAAWFSAPVLRKIYERALELDAEGHMVDVVAFEGYLEPGEMSHLTRVLNEGVPAAEQQKALLEYINTIRLQRVKDGTTAEQGEDPLLTFGRMKKQNAGGQTI